Within Candidatus Saccharibacteria bacterium, the genomic segment TTCACCCTTGCTGGCATGTTCACGGAAAGACAAACGGCTCAGGCCAAACTGGCGCATGAAGGCACGCGGCCTGCCGGTTTCTATACAACGGTTCTTTTTTCGGGTAGGTGAAGAGTTGCGTGGCAGCTTTGCCAAACCTTCGTAATCACCAAGTTCTTTCAGCTCTTTACGCTTTACAGCGTACTGCTCGATCATCTTAATGCGCTTTTTGTCGCGCGCTAGATTTGATTTTCTGGCCATTATGCAGTTCCTTTCAGCCGCTGAGTCATGCAGCATGAGTCATAAATCTTGACAGTCACTTTGCGACCGGTAGCTAGTTCTTGTCTCTTGTTTCTTGCCTGTTGTCTCATTTTGAATTCTCCTTTTCAAACGGCATACCAAATTTCTGTAGTAGCGCTTTGCTATGGGCTTTATCTTTGCACTTCACCACAAAAACCGCTTGCATGCCGTGTGTCGTGGTTGTTTCTTCAAAAGTTAGTTCAGGGAAAACGCTTTGGTCAGTTAAGCCCAGGCTGAAGTTTCCTTGCTTGTCAAATGCCTTGTTGCTTACACCATGAAAGTCGCGCAGACGCGGCAACACAATGTTAATGAGCCTATCCATAAACTCGTACATCCGCTCGCCGCGAAGTGTCAGTTTGAGGCCAATCATATTGCCTTCGCGCAGTTTAAACCCAGCGATTGAGTTTTTTGCAACTGTTTCCACTGGTTCTTGTCCGGTGACTTTGCGAAGCGTATTCTTGGCAGCCTCAATTGTTTTTTTGTCATCCTTGGCTTTACCAAGTCCGACATTGACCACAATTTTTTCAAGTTTAGGAACTTGGTGAGAGTTCACTAGCCCAAGTTCTTTCTGAAGCTCGGCGGCAAATTTCGTGTTATAGTCATTTTTTAAACGTGCAACGTATTTTGCAGCAGTTTTTGCCGGTTTTTTCGTTATTGTTGCTTCTGCCATTACAGTACCTTCGCTTCTTTCTTGGCTTCAGTCTTTTTTGGCGCAGATTCACTCTTGATCTCATTGCCACTCGCTTTGTAAACGCGAGTCTTACTGCCATCTTTATCAAGCTTAAAGCCAATGCGGCTGGGTTTTTTGGTACTAGGATCAACCACCGAAACTTTACTAACCCAAATTGGTTTAGTTATTTCCAAAATACCGCCCTGAGGGTGAGCTTGGTTGGGTTTCTGGTGCTTTTTGACAATATTTATACCCTCAACGGTTACTTTATTTTCCGTAACATGTGTCGCCAATACTTTGCCTTGCTTGCCTTTATACTTTCCACTTAAAACTTGCACAACATCGCCTTTTTTTAGACGAATTTTGAACCTTTTCACTGTAGATTTTTGACTTTTGACTTTCATTTATAGTACCTCCGGCGCAAGGCTAATAATCTTGGCATATCCCATGTCGCGCAGCTCTCTTGGCACTGGACCAAAGATTCGCGTCCCTTTAGGGTTTTTGTCATCCCCAATAATAACTGCGGCATTGTCGTCGAATTTGATTGTGCTACCGTCTTTGCGCTTTAGCTCTTTCTTAGTACGGACAACAACGGCTCGCACAACTGTTTTCCTCTTAACGGTTCCGGTCGGACTGGCTTGTTTAACGGTTGCGGTGATAACATCGCCAACTTTTGCGTAACGTCGTCTCGTTCCGCCAAGGACTCGGATGCAAAGAATTTCTTTTGCTCCGCTATTGTCACAAACGACCAGCCTTGTTTCTTGTTGAACCATGGCTATTTTTCCTCGCCTTTCACACTTGCAGGCTTGTCAGTCACGCCAGGTACTTGAACGGCAGTTTCGATGTGCTTGACTTCAGCCTTTTCGACAATTGACTGCAAGGTAAAATGTTTGCGACGGCTAATTGGTCGTGTCTCGACCACTACAACCGTATCTCCCACTTGTGCTTCGTTGTTTTCATCGTGTGCCATAAATTTCTTGCTTGTTGTGTACTGCTTCCGGTACAAGGGGTGAGTTTTTTTCTCACGTACCGTAATAACGATTGTTTTGTCGGTTTTGTTGCTGGAGACAACACCGGTAATTGACTTTGGCATTATTTGCTACCTCCGGCTTTTGTAGTAGGTACTACGTAGTAATTAGTAAGGGATTTTGGAAGCCCAACCATGCTACATGCTACCTGTTGCATGCTAATCATTTACTTGGCCTCCTTCACTAGGTTATCGCTTAAAACTGTCAGCATACGGGCTAGGTCTTTACGCTTATTGCGTACGGCTCGAACATTTTGGTTGTCACCCATGTATATGTGGCGGCGAAGTTCGGCTATTTCTTCCTTCAGCTTAGTAGTCTCTTTGGTTAGCTCAGCGGTGCTTAGCTTGCGAATATCGGCAATTGTCATTTTATGCACCCTCCTTCACAACAAATTTTGTCTTAACCGGCAATTTATGGGCGGCCAGTCGCATTGCTTCGCGGGCAATTTCCTCAGTTACACCCTGCATTTCAAACATAATCGTACCCGGTCGGACTTTGGCCACAAAAAACTCTGGAGAGCCTTTGCCGCTACCCATTTTGACGTCCAGTGGTTTGCGAGTCACTGGTGTGTGTGGGAAAATACGAATCCAAATTTTACCACCGCGTTTAATATAACGGGTCATAGCCTGGCGGCTGGCTTCAATTTGGCGACTTGTAATACGTTCGTGGCCTTGTGCCTGAAGCGCGTATTCGCCGTAGGCAATATAGTTGCCGGCAGTTGCGACACCACGAATCTTACCTTTGCGGACT encodes:
- the rplX gene encoding 50S ribosomal protein L24 translates to MRLKKGDVVQVLSGKYKGKQGKVLATHVTENKVTVEGINIVKKHQKPNQAHPQGGILEITKPIWVSKVSVVDPSTKKPSRIGFKLDKDGSKTRVYKASGNEIKSESAPKKTEAKKEAKVL
- the rpsQ gene encoding 30S ribosomal protein S17; translation: MPKSITGVVSSNKTDKTIVITVREKKTHPLYRKQYTTSKKFMAHDENNEAQVGDTVVVVETRPISRRKHFTLQSIVEKAEVKHIETAVQVPGVTDKPASVKGEEK
- the rplN gene encoding 50S ribosomal protein L14, with protein sequence MVQQETRLVVCDNSGAKEILCIRVLGGTRRRYAKVGDVITATVKQASPTGTVKRKTVVRAVVVRTKKELKRKDGSTIKFDDNAAVIIGDDKNPKGTRIFGPVPRELRDMGYAKIISLAPEVL
- the rpsN gene encoding 30S ribosomal protein S14; protein product: MARKSNLARDKKRIKMIEQYAVKRKELKELGDYEGLAKLPRNSSPTRKKNRCIETGRPRAFMRQFGLSRLSFREHASKGEIPGVTKASW
- the rplE gene encoding 50S ribosomal protein L5, with amino-acid sequence MAEATITKKPAKTAAKYVARLKNDYNTKFAAELQKELGLVNSHQVPKLEKIVVNVGLGKAKDDKKTIEAAKNTLRKVTGQEPVETVAKNSIAGFKLREGNMIGLKLTLRGERMYEFMDRLINIVLPRLRDFHGVSNKAFDKQGNFSLGLTDQSVFPELTFEETTTTHGMQAVFVVKCKDKAHSKALLQKFGMPFEKENSK
- the rpmC gene encoding 50S ribosomal protein L29, with amino-acid sequence MTIADIRKLSTAELTKETTKLKEEIAELRRHIYMGDNQNVRAVRNKRKDLARMLTVLSDNLVKEAK
- the rplP gene encoding 50S ribosomal protein L16 yields the protein MLLPKRTKFRKVRKGKIRGVATAGNYIAYGEYALQAQGHERITSRQIEASRQAMTRYIKRGGKIWIRIFPHTPVTRKPLDVKMGSGKGSPEFFVAKVRPGTIMFEMQGVTEEIAREAMRLAAHKLPVKTKFVVKEGA